Proteins from a genomic interval of Drosophila melanogaster chromosome 2R:
- the CG5267 gene encoding uncharacterized protein, with product MMAWPKVYFVVQLIGILFQKHVLMAEDSAEDQITWPDDIAEPTLESELTWPNELPVTVTNGMTFRTARTLDHFDALRDDDEFMENPHKKVFDEFDSLEHRYHIVHPIGEEIALKRNPLPEEKYIKQPFKFGCCHNSTYVGCAGVCPETCEYRSKYCVPLCGPPCRCKRGYVYNIPHSACTLRSDCPKGIVQSKNGIYRVFL from the coding sequence ATGATGGCATGGCCGAAGGTTTATTTTGTCGTACAGCTTATTGGAATTCTCTTTCAAAAACATGTACTGATGGCAGAAGATTCTGCAGAGGACCAGATTACCTGGCCGGATGACATTGCCGAGCCAACCTTGGAGTCTGAGTTGACCTGGCCCAATGAACTTCCGGTAACAGTAACTAATGGCATGACTTTTCGCACCGCTCGAACCTTGGATCATTTCGATGCTTTGCGAGACGATGACGAGTTCATGGAGAACCCGCATAAAAAGGTTTTTGACGAATTTGATAGCCTGGAGCATAGATACCACATCGTTCATCCAATAGGTGAAGAAATAGCCCTCAAGCGGAACCCGCTCCCTGAGGAGAAGTATATCAAGCAGCCCTTCAAGTTCGGCTGCTGTCACAACTCCACATATGTGGGATGTGCTGGCGTTTGTCCGGAGACATGCGAATACCGCTCCAAATACTGTGTACCGCTTTGCGGACCGCCTTGTCGCTGTAAGCGTGGTTATGTCTACAATATTCCACATAGCGCATGTACTCTGCGCTCCGACTGTCCCAAGGGGATCGTTCAGAGTAAGAACGGGATATACAGGGTATTTTTGTGA
- the CG34189 gene encoding uncharacterized protein codes for MVWFNSLCFLLLPALLMDSVMTTGIDEDHILNHDVDPDPGRMKYIWNPFSGFCGENATMVRCAGVCPETCAFKSLKCPKYCGVNCVCKPDYVFNENLQLCILKTDCPLDIKQLVVETHRVFQ; via the coding sequence aTGGTTTGGTTCAATTCCCTCTGCtttctgctgctgccggcCTTGCTGATGGATTCGGTCATGACAACTGGCATCGACGAGGATCATATCCTGAACCATGATGTGGACCCGGATCCGGGCCGCATGAAGTACATATGGAATCCGTTTTCGGGATTTTGCGGCGAGAATGCCACCATGGTGAGGTGTGCTGGAGTTTGCCCCGAAACCTGTGCCTTCAAATCGCTCAAGTGTCCCAAATATTGCGGTGTAAATTGCGTATGCAAACCTGACTATGTCTTTAACGAAAATCTGCAACTATGCATCCTTAAAACTGATTGTCCTCTAGACATAAAGCAACTGGTTGTTGAAACTCATCGCGTTTTTCAGTAA